The Candidatus Latescibacterota bacterium genome segment ATACCTGCGATGCCGCTTACCCCGATCACCGGCCTGGCAGGGTATGCGGAACACCATTTTTCCAGAAGCCAGTGCTTATCCTCGGCCCTGTCAAAAGCCTCTATCAGTATCTGGGCATCTCCGAATATTTCGATAAGATTATCGGCTGTAAGCCTTGTCTGGTGCAGCTTCAGATGGATAGCCGGGTTGATGGCGCGGAGATGGTCGGCGAGTGCTTCTACCTTGACTCTGCCGATATCTTTCTGGAAAAAATGTTGCCGGTTGAGATTCGATTCTTCAACGACATCATGGTCGGCAAGGATGAGGTTTCCCGCTCCCGATCTTGCCAGGTAAACGGCTGTGTTGGATCCTATTCCTCCACATCCGGCTATACCAATAGTCGCGGAAGCGAGCTTCTTCGTAGAGCCGGGAACGTTTCTTTCAAAAATGACGTTTTCCATATCCATGACCTCAGAGTCTTGTGAACATGCTCATCCCTGAACGGCCGCCGGAAATCGAGACGGCTGCCAGAAAACAGGCGGCCAGCTCAAAACCGATTTATTCCTGATCGTCTTTAATGATCTCGACGAGTTCGGGAAGGTCGATCCCGAGTTCTTTCAGGCGTTCGATCTTCGGAACACCGTTTCTCGTCCAGCCCCGTCTGTCATACGCCGCATCGACTACCTTGTTGTACT includes the following:
- a CDS encoding aldehyde ferredoxin oxidoreductase C-terminal domain-containing protein → YNKVVDAAYDRRGWTRNGVPKIERLKELGIDLPELVEIIKDDQE